Proteins from a single region of Pseudodesulfovibrio portus:
- the pseC gene encoding UDP-4-amino-4,6-dideoxy-N-acetyl-beta-L-altrosamine transaminase, with protein MPRIPYGRQHIDDDDVRAVAEALRSDFLTTGPRVGEFERAVADFSDARFGVAVSNGTAALHAAMFALNIGPGDEVIVPPMTFAATANCVLYTGGTPVFADVDPDTLLIDPARVEAAITDRTKAVIGVDYTGQPCDWNALNRIADRHGLATVADGCHALGASLDGTKVGTLADMTVYSFHPVKHVATGEGGMILTDDEALDERLRNFRNHGITTDARTREESGAWFYEMHDLGYNYRMTDIQAALGSSQMKKLDGFLKRRRSIAARYDREFAGTNVRPLGIRPDADHAYHLYVVRIPNRDAAYARLREDGIFAQVHYIPVHFHPYYREHLGTGEGLCPVAEAAYTEILSLPMYPDLTDDEQTYVIEKVLEAACA; from the coding sequence ATGCCCAGAATTCCCTACGGCAGACAACACATCGACGACGATGACGTCAGGGCCGTGGCCGAGGCGCTGCGGTCGGACTTCCTGACCACCGGCCCCCGCGTGGGCGAATTCGAGCGGGCCGTGGCGGATTTCTCGGACGCACGGTTCGGCGTGGCCGTCTCAAACGGCACAGCCGCCCTGCACGCGGCCATGTTCGCCTTGAACATCGGCCCCGGCGACGAGGTCATCGTCCCGCCCATGACCTTTGCGGCCACGGCCAACTGCGTCCTCTACACGGGCGGCACCCCGGTCTTCGCCGACGTGGACCCGGACACCCTGCTCATCGACCCTGCGCGGGTCGAAGCCGCCATCACGGACAGGACCAAGGCCGTCATCGGCGTGGACTACACCGGACAGCCCTGCGACTGGAACGCGCTGAATCGGATCGCGGACAGGCACGGCCTGGCGACCGTGGCCGACGGCTGCCACGCCCTGGGCGCATCCCTTGACGGCACCAAGGTCGGCACCCTGGCCGACATGACCGTTTATTCCTTTCACCCGGTCAAGCACGTGGCCACGGGCGAAGGCGGCATGATCCTGACCGACGACGAAGCGCTCGACGAGCGGCTGCGCAATTTCCGCAACCACGGCATCACCACGGACGCCCGCACCCGCGAAGAGTCCGGCGCGTGGTTCTACGAGATGCATGACCTCGGCTACAACTATCGCATGACCGACATCCAGGCCGCCCTGGGTTCCAGCCAGATGAAGAAGCTCGACGGCTTCCTCAAGCGGCGGCGCAGCATCGCGGCCCGGTACGACCGGGAGTTCGCCGGGACAAACGTCCGCCCGCTGGGAATCAGGCCGGATGCGGACCACGCATACCACCTGTACGTGGTGCGCATCCCGAACCGCGACGCGGCCTACGCGCGGCTTCGCGAGGACGGCATCTTCGCCCAGGTCCACTACATCCCGGTCCACTTCCATCCGTACTACCGCGAGCATCTCGGCACGGGCGAAGGACTGTGCCCGGTCGCTGAAGCGGCCTACACGGAGATTCTCTCCCTGCCCATGTACCCCGACCTGACCGACGACGAGCAGACCTACGTCATCGAAAAGGTGCTGGAGGCGGCATGCGCATAG
- the pseF gene encoding pseudaminic acid cytidylyltransferase, whose amino-acid sequence MRIAVIPARGGSKRIPRKNIRPFCGKPIIAYSIEAALATGLFTSVMVSTDDEEIADTARQSGADVPFMRPAELSDDMTGTTPVFRHAVQWCLDNGNEIEAACCIYATAPFTTPGDIEKGFAALDAAPASFSITTFPYPIYRGLERTHTGTVSLIWPEHRLTRSQDLPETYHDCGQFYWATKDFLLDGKEFMDGEAAGIPVPRHRVQDIDTEEDWIRAEAMYRALRETGEL is encoded by the coding sequence ATGCGCATAGCGGTCATCCCGGCACGCGGCGGCAGCAAGCGCATCCCGCGCAAGAACATCCGCCCGTTCTGCGGCAAGCCGATCATCGCGTATTCCATCGAGGCCGCGCTTGCCACCGGGCTGTTCACCTCGGTCATGGTGTCCACGGACGACGAGGAGATCGCGGACACGGCCCGCCAGTCCGGGGCCGACGTCCCGTTCATGCGCCCGGCCGAGCTGTCCGACGACATGACCGGCACCACGCCCGTGTTCCGCCACGCCGTGCAGTGGTGCCTGGACAACGGCAACGAGATCGAAGCCGCCTGCTGCATCTACGCCACGGCACCCTTCACCACGCCCGGCGACATCGAAAAGGGGTTCGCCGCCCTGGACGCGGCCCCGGCGTCCTTTTCCATCACCACATTTCCCTATCCCATCTACCGGGGCCTTGAACGCACCCATACCGGCACCGTATCCCTGATCTGGCCGGAGCACCGGCTGACCCGCTCCCAGGACCTGCCCGAGACGTACCACGACTGCGGCCAGTTCTACTGGGCGACCAAGGATTTCCTGCTCGACGGCAAGGAATTCATGGACGGCGAGGCCGCCGGCATCCCCGTGCCCCGTCACCGGGTCCAGGACATCGACACCGAGGAGGACTGGATCCGGGCCGAAGCCATGTACCGGGCTCTCCGGGAGACCGGCGAGCTGTGA
- the pseG gene encoding UDP-2,4-diacetamido-2,4,6-trideoxy-beta-L-altropyranose hydrolase, whose protein sequence is MSKRLTIRADCSPTMGTGHVMRMIALGQAWQALGGDVRFEGRTEPLTGRLKAEGFDCVPLAVAHPAPEDAQALLAATSPNDWIVIDGYHFDTAYLKTIRDNGRRTLVVDDFFDRNEYPADIILNQNPDGPGYPYDKDGPTLLLGTEYTMLRKDFQRPPALRAVPETAASILVTLGGADPDNATGKVLEAINAVRMSDLRVTIVAGAANPHLDDLRERMKSLPCPCELLTNVGDMPALMAEADLAVSAGGTTSWELCYFGVPFIAVRIADNQQGVIRELDRHGAARCIDSGPSVGDIATNLEELIHDRKARQAMQTAGTLLVDGKGAMRVARTMYNSDISLRPVEAGDCETLHGWRNAPETRAQSFSSDEIPLDTHRAWFHSKLNDENCLFFMAVDCDEPVGQIRFDRDGQTAVVSVSVAPDMLNRGIGTIMTRLGCRALARRWPSVNVVALVKPDNLASAAMFAKAGFTKAATDAKHLRFTWPGSTNDT, encoded by the coding sequence GTGAGCAAACGGCTGACCATACGGGCCGACTGCTCGCCGACCATGGGCACCGGCCACGTCATGCGCATGATCGCCCTCGGCCAGGCATGGCAGGCGCTGGGCGGCGACGTCCGCTTCGAGGGACGGACCGAACCGCTGACCGGACGGCTCAAGGCCGAAGGGTTCGACTGCGTACCCCTTGCCGTCGCGCACCCCGCCCCTGAAGACGCGCAGGCCCTGCTGGCGGCGACCTCCCCGAACGACTGGATCGTCATCGACGGCTACCACTTCGACACGGCCTACCTGAAAACCATTCGCGACAACGGACGGCGCACCCTAGTGGTTGACGATTTCTTCGATCGCAACGAATACCCCGCCGACATTATTCTCAACCAGAACCCGGACGGGCCGGGATATCCATACGACAAGGACGGGCCGACCCTGCTGCTCGGCACGGAATACACCATGCTGCGCAAGGATTTTCAGCGGCCTCCCGCACTGCGGGCCGTTCCGGAAACGGCCGCGTCCATCCTGGTAACCCTGGGCGGCGCAGACCCGGACAACGCCACCGGCAAGGTCCTGGAGGCCATCAATGCCGTCCGGATGAGCGACCTGCGCGTGACCATCGTGGCCGGAGCGGCCAACCCGCACCTGGACGATCTCCGTGAGCGGATGAAATCCCTGCCCTGCCCCTGCGAACTGCTGACCAATGTCGGCGACATGCCCGCGCTCATGGCCGAAGCCGATCTGGCCGTGTCGGCAGGCGGAACCACCAGTTGGGAATTGTGCTATTTCGGCGTGCCGTTCATTGCCGTCAGGATCGCCGACAACCAGCAGGGCGTCATCCGCGAGCTCGACAGACACGGGGCGGCCCGCTGTATTGACAGCGGCCCGTCCGTGGGAGACATTGCCACCAATCTGGAAGAGCTGATCCACGACAGGAAGGCCCGGCAGGCCATGCAAACGGCCGGGACGCTGCTGGTGGACGGCAAGGGGGCCATGCGCGTGGCAAGGACCATGTACAACTCGGACATCAGCCTGAGGCCGGTCGAGGCCGGGGACTGCGAGACCCTCCATGGGTGGCGCAACGCCCCGGAGACCCGCGCCCAATCATTCTCTTCGGACGAAATCCCGCTGGACACCCACCGCGCCTGGTTTCACAGCAAGCTGAACGACGAGAACTGTCTCTTTTTCATGGCCGTGGACTGCGACGAGCCGGTGGGGCAGATCCGGTTCGACCGGGACGGCCAAACGGCTGTGGTCAGCGTCTCCGTGGCCCCCGACATGCTGAACCGGGGCATCGGCACGATCATGACCCGCCTGGGCTGCCGGGCGCTGGCAAGGAGATGGCCCTCCGTCAACGTTGTGGCCCTGGTCAAACCGGACAACCTCGCGTCGGCGGCCATGTTCGCCAAAGCCGGGTTCACCAAGGCCGCCACCGATGCAAAGCACCTCAGATTCACATGGCCAGGAAGCACCAATGACACATAA
- the pseI gene encoding pseudaminic acid synthase, whose product MTHKTLFSKESPVFIIAEMSANHDRDFDRAVDIIKAAAEAGADAIKLQTYTPDTITMDCDSDLFTIKGTIWEGRTLYDLYGEAYTPWEWHGPLKKVADDLGLVFFSTPFDFTAVDFLEELDVPCHKIASFEMVDIPLIRKVASTGKPVIMSTGMATEEEIEEAVAAFRDAGGTELALLKCTSAYPAPPEEMNLRTIPYLAERFNVTAGLSDHTLGIEIPIAAVAAGAQVIEKHFCLNRGEDGPDTSFSLEPAEFKAMVEGVRKVEKALGTIHFSVTSKQKDSTRFRRSLFVVRDMEAGETFTPETVRSIRPGDGLHTRHYEEVLGRQATRALKKGEPLDWDMVKHNDNKH is encoded by the coding sequence ATGACACATAAAACGCTTTTCTCGAAGGAGTCCCCGGTCTTCATCATCGCCGAGATGTCCGCCAACCACGACCGGGATTTCGACCGCGCCGTCGACATCATAAAGGCCGCCGCCGAGGCAGGGGCCGACGCCATCAAGCTCCAGACCTACACGCCGGACACCATCACCATGGACTGCGACTCCGACCTGTTCACCATCAAGGGGACCATCTGGGAGGGCCGCACCCTGTACGACCTGTATGGCGAGGCATACACCCCCTGGGAATGGCACGGGCCGCTGAAAAAGGTGGCCGACGACCTCGGGCTGGTCTTCTTCTCCACCCCGTTCGACTTCACGGCCGTGGACTTCCTGGAAGAACTGGACGTCCCCTGCCACAAGATCGCCTCCTTCGAGATGGTGGACATCCCCCTGATCAGGAAGGTGGCCTCCACGGGCAAGCCGGTGATCATGTCCACGGGCATGGCCACGGAAGAGGAGATCGAGGAGGCGGTCGCCGCCTTCAGGGACGCGGGCGGCACCGAGCTGGCCCTGCTCAAATGCACATCCGCCTATCCCGCCCCGCCCGAGGAGATGAACCTGCGCACCATTCCCTATCTGGCCGAACGGTTCAACGTGACCGCCGGTCTGTCGGACCACACCCTGGGCATCGAGATCCCCATCGCCGCCGTGGCCGCCGGGGCGCAGGTCATCGAGAAGCACTTCTGCCTCAACCGAGGCGAGGACGGCCCGGACACCAGCTTCTCCCTGGAGCCCGCCGAGTTCAAGGCCATGGTCGAAGGCGTGCGCAAGGTGGAAAAGGCGCTGGGCACCATCCATTTTTCCGTGACGAGCAAGCAAAAGGACTCCACGCGCTTCCGCCGGTCCCTGTTCGTGGTCCGCGACATGGAAGCCGGGGAAACATTCACGCCCGAAACCGTCCGGTCCATCCGGCCCGGCGACGGGCTGCACACGCGGCACTATGAAGAGGTCCTGGGCAGGCAGGCGACCCGCGCCCTGAAGAAAGGCGAACCGCTGGACTGGGACATGGTCAAACACAACGACAATAAGCATTAA
- a CDS encoding DUF4910 domain-containing protein: protein MMKNIIDSIWALPRDLVSDGYDQAIDALSDMLPMRIHEYPTGTECFTWIVPEKWTCRDARLETMDGKTLFSYKDNPLHAVSYSLPYSGEVDRETLFQHLHTRPDMPEAIPFIFKYYKRDWGLCCRHSLKQTLTDDTYRVVIDTEFTQGALKVGEVVVKGKKQDCYIFCAHLCHPAQTNDDMAGVAVGMDVFRRLLEGPQPEYTYRLVILPETIGSAAWLSHNESLIPHIKGGLFLEMLGTPHPHALQRSNTPDSQMDTICRLITREADPKMWEDDFMKVILNDERMFNGPGINVPMLSLSRVLQRDDLYDPPYSEYHTSLDTPDVLDWDNLNRSSRLVSRIIEAIEANRIPVPLFKGELFCSRFKSIDYASMFHVMNAVIYRLDGEKSIADIARESGLPYDDVVAFIEILKKEKLVRLA, encoded by the coding sequence ATGATGAAAAATATTATCGATTCAATATGGGCACTGCCCAGAGACCTCGTATCGGACGGATATGACCAAGCCATAGACGCTTTGTCCGACATGCTTCCCATGCGCATCCACGAATACCCGACCGGCACAGAGTGCTTCACCTGGATCGTTCCGGAGAAATGGACCTGCCGGGATGCACGCCTGGAAACCATGGACGGAAAGACCCTGTTTTCCTACAAGGACAATCCACTCCATGCGGTATCTTACTCACTCCCCTATTCCGGAGAGGTAGACAGAGAGACGCTCTTTCAACACCTCCACACCCGCCCCGACATGCCGGAAGCCATTCCGTTCATATTCAAATACTATAAACGGGATTGGGGACTCTGCTGCCGGCATTCCCTCAAACAGACGCTAACAGACGACACGTACCGTGTGGTCATTGACACGGAGTTCACTCAGGGGGCACTCAAGGTCGGAGAGGTTGTCGTTAAAGGCAAAAAACAAGATTGCTACATATTCTGCGCCCATCTCTGTCATCCGGCTCAAACCAATGACGACATGGCAGGAGTCGCCGTGGGCATGGACGTTTTCCGCCGACTTCTCGAAGGGCCGCAACCTGAATATACCTACCGTCTCGTCATCCTCCCGGAGACGATCGGCTCGGCGGCCTGGCTCTCGCACAACGAATCCCTGATCCCACACATCAAAGGCGGTCTTTTCCTGGAGATGCTCGGCACTCCCCATCCGCATGCGCTGCAGCGGTCCAACACGCCGGACAGCCAGATGGATACCATATGCCGCCTGATAACCCGAGAAGCCGACCCGAAAATGTGGGAAGACGATTTCATGAAGGTCATTCTCAACGACGAACGGATGTTCAATGGTCCCGGCATCAATGTCCCCATGCTCTCCCTTTCCCGGGTGTTGCAGCGAGACGACCTTTACGACCCTCCCTATTCGGAATACCACACAAGCCTGGACACACCTGATGTCCTTGACTGGGACAACCTCAACCGCTCAAGCAGATTGGTGTCGCGGATCATTGAGGCGATCGAGGCCAACCGCATTCCTGTGCCTCTTTTCAAGGGAGAGTTGTTCTGCTCTCGGTTCAAAAGCATAGACTACGCTTCGATGTTTCACGTCATGAATGCGGTGATCTACAGGCTGGACGGGGAAAAAAGCATAGCCGACATTGCCCGGGAGTCCGGGTTGCCATACGATGACGTAGTCGCATTCATCGAAATATTGAAAAAGGAAAAGCTTGTTCGGCTTGCCTGA
- a CDS encoding NAD(P)H-dependent oxidoreductase produces the protein MVQTLKKVENEEQLTMLLSARGQSGPELTDISDKKKLSNSEMMLCVAAWAALRKGIEVEMHSLADYFGDRPLTDFSQTSLLERIAKADGILLSGPVYFGDRSSLAHDLLRLIRNNEGIIQGKVFAGLSVGAKRNGGQETCLIYQMQDFLHEGCIAVGNDSGTTSQYGGTCHAGEMGSGTDDAYGVRTTIGTGNRIAEVIKLLDMAKPFRLKDKPRIGMFILQDKKGLCTDFVRRSIIDSPLADKADFKLFDLAEETVRRCLGCVVCPREIGPDAEYRCTVRNKDDIFSRIHTDLADLDAMLFGGYSPIRFAGLSSIYQSFIERTRYIRRSDYLFANRLVAPFLLQDIGSSEHLSIRIMTSTIRHNTIMHRPIVFHRGEDGIIGADKTIAHLDNFVNTASVTTAGKLLFSADTENQTKYQPFGYTLSSQRDAEPETVRIRQALYRKRHENVLKNIAERLEKIA, from the coding sequence ATGGTCCAGACCCTTAAAAAGGTGGAAAATGAGGAACAACTGACCATGCTCCTTTCCGCCAGGGGACAATCCGGACCGGAGTTGACCGACATCTCCGACAAGAAAAAGCTCAGCAACTCTGAGATGATGCTCTGCGTGGCGGCTTGGGCGGCCTTGCGAAAAGGGATTGAAGTTGAGATGCACAGCCTGGCTGACTATTTCGGCGATAGGCCCCTGACCGACTTCTCGCAGACCTCGCTCCTCGAACGCATTGCCAAGGCCGACGGCATACTGCTTTCAGGGCCCGTCTACTTCGGCGACCGGAGCTCTCTCGCTCACGACCTCCTGCGATTGATCCGCAACAACGAAGGAATCATCCAGGGCAAAGTCTTTGCGGGACTCTCGGTGGGGGCCAAGCGGAATGGCGGCCAGGAAACCTGTCTCATCTATCAGATGCAGGACTTCCTCCACGAAGGCTGCATCGCTGTAGGCAATGATTCCGGCACCACATCCCAGTACGGCGGGACCTGCCATGCGGGCGAAATGGGCAGCGGTACCGACGACGCCTACGGTGTGCGCACGACCATCGGAACAGGCAACCGCATCGCCGAAGTCATCAAGCTGTTGGACATGGCAAAGCCCTTCCGGCTCAAGGACAAACCCAGGATCGGCATGTTCATCCTCCAGGACAAGAAAGGGTTATGCACCGATTTCGTCAGGCGCAGCATCATCGACTCACCTCTGGCGGACAAGGCCGACTTCAAGTTGTTCGACCTTGCAGAGGAAACCGTCCGCCGCTGCCTCGGCTGCGTGGTCTGCCCAAGAGAAATCGGCCCGGATGCGGAGTACCGATGCACGGTCCGCAACAAGGACGATATATTCAGCCGCATCCACACCGACCTGGCGGACCTAGACGCCATGCTGTTCGGCGGCTATTCGCCCATCCGATTCGCGGGGCTATCCTCCATCTACCAGTCCTTCATCGAGCGCACCCGCTATATCCGCCGAAGCGACTATCTCTTCGCCAACCGGCTGGTGGCCCCGTTCCTGCTGCAGGACATCGGCAGCAGCGAGCACCTCTCCATTCGGATCATGACCTCCACCATACGGCACAACACCATTATGCACAGGCCCATCGTCTTCCACAGGGGCGAAGACGGAATCATCGGCGCGGACAAGACCATTGCACACCTGGACAACTTCGTGAACACCGCCTCCGTCACCACGGCGGGCAAGCTTCTTTTCAGCGCGGACACCGAGAACCAGACCAAATACCAGCCCTTCGGCTACACACTGAGTTCACAGAGGGACGCGGAACCGGAAACGGTCAGAATCCGACAGGCTCTCTACAGGAAACGTCATGAAAATGTGCTGAAGAACATTGCGGAACGCTTGGAAAAAATCGCGTGA
- a CDS encoding AMP-binding protein, with translation MTSKRPEMIMDIETTIDGTLAARAMRGEETPFVLFSGSPALTARQLDALAARMATRLADMGVRRNSRVLVCFRHSPEMLVMLLGAWKLGAVVLPTDRFIDKKAMRSAIANTEPSAAVFGAGLEELMEEMTPLLEEHSIAAELVRCDRLPAEEHPGIAHGTDDAALCLFTSGSTGLPKGVVLTHRNLLAGARNVISTTGVEDSDRVLCVLTLAHLNGLVTTFITPLASNGSVVYLEDDFTPSRVAGLIDLHACTWFSATPTQYALMVSPPLDESTFSFSTLKFCRSASAPLPPRILREFEEHYGVPIIETMGTTESAGQIFSNPMPPGQRKPGHVGFPHAYIDVRLVDENGDAVTKPHTQGELQIKGDCMLREYYKDTTATAKAYDGEWFKTGDLCEWDEDGSFRITGRSKEIAIYCGLNVSLRAIEDAIHELGVVMDVACVGREHPVFGEIINIYALPFKETGEDAFQRISNQLAEAARPFLPNALALGNIKFAKEFRRSGVGKILKGFLSSAEILFSHDRALPTDPRALLSHVLGVDESEITDDAMIGSLKRWDSLAHVSLMLATEDILGRRLTRQEMTALLTFHGLRHVLNGEQGALPPTKTSAIRTLISQLRDAGYGDGQNVNYLMMGFAHCAKMGIYDPETLLDALIDALPSGAHLVMNAFTWQFCSTGSYHHTRTKSEMGLINELFLRRPGVIRSEHPIYSYGVWGPQAEDIAQFDCGTCWGKGSLTWKLGERKDVRALTYGLPLRIDSLFRANPVVHALEEQFRVPYRYFKEFKGTVDFGRGPEKYATRMYVRQLEPEIRNDWYVLSEQLKNLPDSVYDTSIPVMAYWCHEIMTLGKTVLEEDLMALTDQRGTTPSG, from the coding sequence GTGACATCGAAACGGCCTGAAATGATCATGGACATCGAAACGACCATAGACGGCACCCTTGCCGCACGCGCAATGCGCGGGGAAGAGACTCCATTCGTACTGTTCTCGGGCAGCCCCGCGTTGACCGCGCGGCAACTCGACGCCCTGGCCGCGCGAATGGCGACCCGGCTGGCGGACATGGGTGTGCGCAGGAATTCCAGGGTTCTTGTCTGTTTCCGGCATAGCCCCGAGATGCTCGTCATGCTCCTGGGAGCCTGGAAACTGGGCGCGGTGGTCCTGCCCACCGATCGATTCATCGACAAAAAGGCCATGCGCTCAGCCATCGCCAACACGGAGCCTTCTGCGGCGGTGTTCGGAGCCGGACTCGAAGAACTGATGGAGGAAATGACCCCTCTGCTCGAAGAGCACAGCATTGCCGCTGAACTGGTCCGGTGCGACCGGCTCCCTGCAGAAGAGCACCCCGGGATCGCCCACGGGACGGACGACGCGGCGCTCTGCCTGTTCACCTCGGGCAGCACCGGCCTGCCCAAGGGCGTGGTGCTCACGCACCGCAACCTCCTGGCCGGGGCGCGCAACGTCATTTCCACCACCGGGGTAGAAGATTCGGACCGGGTCCTGTGCGTGCTGACCCTGGCCCACCTCAACGGGCTGGTCACCACGTTCATCACCCCGCTGGCCAGCAACGGCAGCGTGGTCTACCTGGAAGACGACTTCACCCCCAGCCGGGTGGCCGGCCTCATCGACCTGCATGCCTGCACTTGGTTTTCGGCCACCCCGACGCAGTACGCGCTCATGGTTTCGCCTCCCCTGGACGAGTCCACGTTTTCGTTTTCCACCCTCAAATTCTGCCGATCCGCCTCGGCACCGCTGCCGCCGAGAATTCTCAGGGAATTCGAAGAGCATTACGGCGTGCCCATCATCGAAACAATGGGGACCACGGAAAGCGCCGGACAGATATTTTCCAACCCGATGCCCCCAGGCCAAAGAAAACCGGGCCACGTGGGCTTCCCGCATGCTTACATCGACGTCCGCCTTGTGGACGAAAACGGCGACGCCGTGACCAAGCCGCATACCCAGGGCGAATTACAGATCAAGGGCGACTGCATGCTCAGGGAGTATTACAAGGATACGACCGCCACGGCCAAGGCGTACGACGGGGAATGGTTCAAGACCGGCGACCTATGCGAGTGGGACGAAGACGGTTCCTTCCGCATCACGGGCCGGTCCAAGGAAATCGCCATCTACTGCGGCTTGAACGTGTCCCTGCGCGCCATCGAGGACGCCATACACGAACTCGGGGTCGTCATGGACGTGGCCTGCGTGGGCCGGGAGCATCCGGTTTTCGGCGAAATCATCAACATCTACGCCCTTCCCTTCAAGGAAACCGGTGAAGACGCCTTCCAGCGCATCTCCAACCAACTGGCCGAGGCGGCGCGCCCGTTCCTGCCCAATGCCCTGGCCCTTGGGAACATCAAATTCGCCAAGGAATTCAGACGGTCCGGCGTCGGAAAAATTCTCAAAGGCTTCCTATCCTCAGCGGAGATCCTGTTCTCCCATGACCGGGCCCTGCCCACTGATCCGCGCGCACTCCTGTCGCACGTACTGGGGGTTGACGAATCCGAAATAACCGACGACGCCATGATCGGTTCCCTCAAGCGATGGGACTCCCTGGCGCACGTCTCCCTCATGCTGGCCACTGAGGACATACTCGGGCGCAGGCTGACCCGCCAGGAAATGACGGCCCTGCTCACCTTCCACGGCCTGCGGCACGTCCTGAACGGCGAGCAGGGGGCCTTGCCGCCCACCAAGACCTCGGCGATCCGGACGCTCATAAGCCAACTCAGGGACGCAGGTTACGGCGACGGACAAAACGTCAACTATCTGATGATGGGCTTCGCCCATTGCGCAAAAATGGGCATCTACGACCCGGAAACCCTGCTGGACGCCCTCATCGACGCCCTGCCTTCAGGCGCGCACCTGGTCATGAACGCCTTCACCTGGCAGTTCTGCTCCACGGGCTCGTACCACCACACTCGCACCAAGTCGGAAATGGGATTGATCAACGAGCTTTTCCTCCGCCGCCCGGGCGTCATCCGGAGCGAACACCCCATATACTCCTACGGCGTATGGGGGCCGCAGGCCGAGGATATCGCCCAATTCGACTGCGGCACCTGCTGGGGGAAAGGCTCACTGACCTGGAAGCTCGGGGAACGCAAGGACGTCCGCGCCTTGACCTACGGCCTGCCCCTCCGGATCGACTCGTTGTTCCGGGCCAACCCCGTGGTCCATGCGCTGGAGGAGCAATTCCGGGTCCCGTACAGGTATTTCAAGGAATTCAAAGGGACCGTGGACTTCGGGCGGGGCCCCGAGAAATACGCCACCCGGATGTACGTCCGGCAACTGGAACCGGAAATACGCAACGACTGGTACGTCTTGTCGGAGCAACTGAAAAACCTGCCGGATTCCGTATACGACACCTCGATTCCGGTCATGGCCTACTGGTGCCACGAAATCATGACTCTTGGAAAGACGGTACTCGAAGAGGACCTCATGGCCTTGACCGATCAGAGAGGGACTACCCCTTCGGGGTAA